Genomic window (Candidatus Manganitrophaceae bacterium):
TAATTTTTTAGCGTCTCGCCGAGCAAGGAAGCAGCGGCGCCGGCTTGAAAGGGGGATGGTTGGAAAGCCGAAGGATCTTTTTGAAATCGCTCTTTCCGAGAGCCGTCGGATGGGGCGCCCTTCTCTCGCTCGATCTCTCCTGGACCGATCGTGTTTTTGCTCAATCCGCGGGTCCGAATTCGGTCAAAATTAATTTGAACGATCCCAAATATGTCGCTCTGATCAAAGAGATTACGCAGCGACATGCCTTTACCGCCGCGGAGCTCAAAGTCCTTTTTGGGAAAGCGGTTCTTCAGCCCGAGATCATCGAAAAGTTCGAGCGCCCCGCCGAGATCCTTCCTTATTATGAATATCGAAAGCGGTTTATTAAAGAAGAGCTGGTTGCCGCCGGACGAAACTACATCCAAGAGAACCTGATGCTGCTTTTAAAGATCGAAGAGGCGTTCGGCGTTCCGAAGGAGGTCGTCTGCAGCATCCTCGGGATCGAGACGAAGTTCGGTCAGCGCGGGATCGAGAAGTACCGCGTTTTTGACATTCTGAATACCGCTTATTCCCTCTACCCGCGACGGGAGAAGTTTTATCGCGACGAGCTGATCGCCTATCTTCTGCTCTGCCGAGAGGAAGGGGTCGATCCCTTTTCAATCCATGGCTCTTATGCGGGGGCATTCGGCGTTCCGCAATTCATGCCGACGAGTTTTCGAAAGTATGCGGTTGATTTCGACCAGGATGGAAAGAAGGATCTCTGGAGCTCTAAGGCCGACATTTTCGGCAGCGTGGCCAATTATTTGAAGACCTTTGGTTGGAAGAAAAATGGGTTGACCTATCTTCCGGCGAATCTGGCAAGCGATTCCCCCGACGCCATGAAAACGGTCGGGGTCGGAATTCGAAAGACGATGCCGCTCAGCCGCGCGGCGGAGCTCGGGATCCAGATCCCGCTTCTGGCGTCCAGCCAGAAAGACGAGGAGGTCTCGTTCGCCATTTATCAGCCGCAGGAGGGAACAGAGGCGCTCCTCGCCCTTTTTGAAAACTTCCGCTCGATCACCTCCTACAATTATTCGCTCAATTACGGCCTGGTGGTCGCTGATTTCTCGGAGCTGCTCTCCAAAAAGGGAAATTCGTGAAGAGAGGCATCGCCTTTCTTTTTCTTCTCCTGCTTTTACCCGGCTTCCTCTTTGCGCAAGATCCTCCCCCCATCGACCCCGCTGCGCTGCTGGCGGAGGGGGATCGGATGTATGAGAGCCGGGATGAGCCGGGCCATGCCGACAAAGCGATTGAATTATACAAAAAAACAATCGATACTTCTCCAAAGAATGACGCCGCTCTTTGGCGGCTCGCCCGGTCGTTCCGCTGGCGCGGCGATATTGCCGATGACGAGCGTGAAAAACTGGCCGACTACAAAGAGATGGAACGGTGGGCGAAAAAAGCGATCGAGGCCGATCCGAACAGCGTCGGCGGCCATCTGATGCTCGGCATCGCCTATGGCCGGATCGGGGAGACCCAGGGGGTGATGAAATCGCTCTCCCTTATCTCGCCGATTAAAAGTGAAATGAACGCCGTTTTGGCGCAGGAGCCTCAGAATGATCTGGCGCACCATGTCTTGGGGGTCTTGTACCGGAAGGTTCCCGGGTTGATGGGGGGATCGATCAAAAAATCGATCGAGGCATTGGAAGCGGCGGTTCAGTCGAACCCAAACAGCACAACCCACTATCTCGAGCTTGCCAAGAGCTGCCTGGAGAAGGGGAAAAAGGATCAAGCCAAAGGAGCGCTGGAGAGACTCCTTGCGATCTCCGCCCCCTCGGATCGGGTTCAATCGAAAAACGATCGAATCGAAGCGCAAGAACTCCTCGCCGACCTCCAATCACCGTAGTTTTGCTTGCATCACCCTCCGTTTTTGGGTACAATAACACCACTTTAGCCGTGCTTTCACTGTGGGTGGGGTAAATCGCCGTGAAAAGAAAGAGCAAAATTACGATCGTCGGCGCCGGTCAGGTCGGCGGGACGACCGCGCAACGATTGGCCGAAAAGGCGTTCGCCGATGTGGTGTTGGTCGACATCAATGCCGATCTGCCGCAGGCCAAGGCGCTCGATCTCCTGGAGTCGGCCCCCATCTACGGCTACGACACCCGAGTGATTGGGACCGCCAATTATGAGGAGACGGCGAATTCCGACATCGTGATCATCACCTCCGGTGTTCCGAGGAAACCGGGGATGAGCCGAGATGACCTTCTGCGGGTCAATGTCGGGATCGTCAAAGGGGTGACCGAGCAGGTGGTCCAGCGCTCTCCCGACACCATTCTTCTGATCGTTTCCAATCCGCTCGATGCGATGACCTACGTAGCACACAAGATCAGTCAATTTCCGCGAGAGCGGGTGATCGGGATGGCGGGGGCGCTCGATTCGGCTCGTTTCCGTGCCTTTATCTCGATGGAGCTGGGGGTCTCGGTGGAGAATGTTCATGCCTTTGTCTTAGGCGGCCACGGGGACAGCATGGTGCCGCTGCCGCGCTATACCACCGTCGCCGGGATTCCACTGACGGAATTGCTCCCGAAAGATCGGCTCGATGCATTAATTCAAAGGACCCGCGACGGCGGCGCCGAGATTGTAAAACTGCTCAAGACGGGATCGGCGTTTTATGCCCCTTCTGCGGCGGTGGTCGAGATGGCCGAAGCGATTGTGAAAGATAAGAAAAAGATCCTTCCCTGCGCCGCCCTTTGTCAGGGAGAGTATAAAATTGATAATCTATTCGTCGGCGTCCCGGTGAAGCTGGGGCAAAAAGGGATCGAGGAGATCATTCAGATCAAGCTCACGCCGGAAGAAGAGACCAATCTCAACCGCTCCGCAGCGGCCGTCAGGGAGCTGTGCGAGGCGGTCGATAAAATCATTTGATCACCTTCTCCATTCCGCCCGATTTCTTTCCGACCATAAGGTATCTCTCTTAAGCATCAGGGGAAACACGTTCCATCGAGGTTTTTCATCATGACCAGGGTCGCCGTGATCGGGGCGGGGAAGGGAGGAACCGCCTTAATCGAGATCTTACATAAAGATCCTCTTGTGAAAGTCGTCGGGATCGCCGACACCAACCCCGACGCTCCCGGCATGGACCTGGCGAGACGCCTTAAAATTCCGACGACGACCGATTACCGAAAATTGATTCGAGACGGGACCGATCTGGTGATCGACGTGACCGGGAGCAAGGCGGTGCGCGAAGGGCTGGAGAAGAATGCCGGCCAGGTCGAGGTGATCGGCGGTCTTTCTGCAAAGTTCATGTGGCAATTGATCGAAGAGCGGATCAAGAGCAAGGCGATGGCGGAGGTCTTGCGGTCCCGATACTCCTTCGAGAACATTATCGGTCAGAGCGAAAAGATGCAGGAGATGTATCGCCTCATCCCGAAGATCGCGAAGACTAATTCGACGGTCCTCATCGAGGGGGAAAGCGGCACCGGCAAGGAGTTGATCGCCCATTCGATCCACCAATTCAGCCAACGGGAGGACAAACCGTTCATCCGGGTCAACTGCGGCGCACTGGCCGAGGGGCTTCTCGAGAGCGAGCTGTTCGGCCATGTGAAGGGGGCCTTCACCGGCGCTGTTGCTCATAAGCTCGGGCGATTTGAACTGGCAGACGGCGGGACGATTTTCCTCGATGAGATCGGTGACATCAGCCCGACCACCCAAGTGAAGCTTCTCCGTGTGGTTCAGGAAGGGGAGATCGAGAAGGTCGGTGATTCGCGCCGCATCAAGGTCGATGTCCGGATTATCGCCGCGACGAACAAAGATCTGAAAAAGGCCGTCGAGATGCGCGAGTTCCGCCAAGATCTCTATTATCGGCTCCGGGTGGTTCCCATCCATCTTCCGCCGCTTCGGGAGAGAAAAGACGATATCCCGCTTCTGGTTACTCATTTCATCGACCGATTTAACAAGGAGATGGGAAAGAAGATTACGCAGGTCTCTCCGGACGCGATGGAGATCCTGATGGAATATGACTATCCTGGAAATATCCGCGAGCTTGAGAATATTATCGAGCATGTCATGGTGTTTTGTACCGGCGAGGTGCTTCAGGCAGAGCATCTTTTGAAGGATATTCAGACATCCCGTGGTGACATCATTGGCAAAGTAATCGAGCAGGACGACCCTCTAAGGGCAATGGAGCAGGAGCTGATTTTAAAGGCGCTCAATCAGGCGGGATGGAATTATAAGAAAACGGCGGAGAAATTAAAAATGAGCCGGACCACCTTGTGGCGAAAACTCAAAGAGTATGGGCTTGTCAAGCCCAATATTGTTTCAATATAGAACATGTTTAAATATGAAACAAATGTTTTAAGATATTGAAATTGCTAGTATAAATTATAATTTTATGGAAATAATTAAAATTATTTGTTTCAAATGTGAACGATGCCTTTACGGGATGTAATCGGTAATCTTATTGATTTATATGGGGAAAATTTAAAAAAAGCATCTGGCATTCATGTTGCAATTTTTAGGTTAGCAAATGAACCTAAACGAGGAGGTCACCATGGATTGTCCCAGATGTAGCGGAAGTATGATTTCGCAGATCTTTGAAGATATCAAGGACGATACCGGTCATATCTCTTTTTATGGCTACCGATGTCTCATCTGTGGTGAGATTGTCGATCCGGTCATCATGGCCAACCGGCAGAACCGTCCCCATCTTCAGGCAAGAAATCGAAAGTTGATGGCCTCCTCCAGGGCATAACGCGCTGACAAGAAGGCTCATCCTGAGAAGGAATCAGTTCGTGCAAAGTCGGCATGTACTCACCGATCGTGATCTGCTTCTCGAACATCTGCCGACGGTCCGTCCGATGGGCTATCAGGAATATGTGGCCCGCCGGGGCTATGCCGGGTTATCGAAAGCATTGCGCATCGGTCCCGCGGCGATTCTGGAGACGATTAGGCAATCCGGTCTTCGCGGCCGTGGCGGCGCCGGCTTTCCCACGGCGAAAAAGTGGGAGATGGTCGTCCAACGAAACGAACCGAAAAAATACCTTTGTTGTAATGCCGCCGAGGATGAGCCCGGCACCTTTAAAGACCGCTACCTTCTCCGGTTTAACCCCCACCAATTAATCGAAGGCGCCCTGATCGCCGGTTACGCGGTCGGTGCAGAAGAGGTTTACCTTTATATAAACGGCCATTACACTGAAGAGATCGAGTTCATGGAGCAGGCGCTCCAGGAAGCTAAAGAGAAAGGGCATTGGGGACGGCCGATTGAAGGTTCTTCCCGCCGGCTCGAACTCATCCTTTGTAAAAGCCCTGGAACCTACGTTGCGGGGGAGGAGACAGCTCTGCTGGAGGTGATTGAAGGCCGCGCCGCGAGACCTCGGCAGAAGCCCCCTTATTATCCCGCCGTCCGTGGGCTCTTTGGCATGCCGACCGTCGTCAACAACGCTGAAACCCTCTCGAATGTCTCCCACATTCTCAGAGAAGGGGCCGATTGGTTTCGATCCCGTGGGACAGCGACTTCTCCAGGCACTTTGGTCTTTACGTTGACGGGGGATGTCAACCGTCCCGGTCTGTATGAGCTTCCGCTGGGAACCTCTCTGCGCGAGTTAATTGAAGTTCATGGAGAAGGAATCAAGGGGGGAAAGCAGCTCAAGGCGGTTTTCCCGGGGGGACCGTCGAATACGATCATTGGGATCGATAAACTAGACACGGCGCTCGATTTTGATGCGTTGAAGGCTGTTGGGACCGGTTTGGGGACCGGCGCGGTGATTGTGATGTCGGAAGAGGTCTGTATGGTCCAGTCCGCGATTCAGTATGCCCGGTTCTTTGGAAGAGAGAGTTGCGGCCAGTGTCCCCCCTGTAAGCTGGGAACGGTGCATATCTCTGAAATTCTTGAGAAGATAGAGTCTGGCCGGGGGGATGAAAAGGACCTCCAACAGATCGAGCAGGTCTGCGGTATGATTAAAGGGAGGGGATATTGTTATCTATTAACGGGGGCTTCTATCGCCGTTGAGAGCATCTACCGCCGCTTTAAGGAAGAATATGCCGCCCACGTTCGAGAGGGAGCTTGTCCTTTTGTCGGGGCCGCTTGAATCAGGGCGAAATCAGGATTATATAAAACGTAGAAGAATTTTGCTATAATGAACTAAATTGCGTGACGAGGAGGAAGCGATGGTCATCATAACGGAAAAGGCCGGAACCAAAGTAAAAGAGATCATGGAAGCGGAACAGAAAGCCGGCTATGGACTACGGGTTTATGTCACCGGAGGGGGCTGTTCCGGCTACCAATATGGAATGGCCTTTGAAGAGAAAGCCACCGATGAGGACAGCGTGCTCGAAATGCACGGTGTGAAGCTCTTTGTCGATCCCTACAGCGCGCCGATGCTCCAAGGAACGGAAGTCGACTATGTCGATAATCTGCAGGGAGCGGGGTTCGCGATTAAAAATCCGAATGCCAAATCGACCTGCGGTTGCGGCCAGTCGTTCAGCGCCTAGGCGCGTCCGAAGGGTTCAGGAATTGATCGAATTAGAAAAGGGCCGGTTCTTTAGATCGGCCCTTTTTTTTGGCTGGAGGGCGATCCGATCATTTTAGATTGTCGCTAGATTGTTCGGAGTTTGCTTGACAGCCGGGGCCTTGTCCCATATAATCCAACTTTTTGAAATAGATAGGGTATTGAGATGGAAATTAAAATTAATGATATTCCACCCGAAGGGCTTCTTCTCACCTATGAAGAAGGTCCTGAGGAATTTGACCTCTCGAAAAGCGGGTTTGCGATCAAAGGCAACATTCATGTCTTGGTAAAAGCAATCAAGCACAACGAGGAGGACGTGTATGTTCGAGGGGCGATCACGGCCGAGATCGTCTCGGAATGCAGCCGCTGTTTGAAGCCGCTGACCAACACGATTGAGTCCGACTTCCAAGTCGAATATGTCCCTCGAACATCGGTCCCCGAAGGGGAGCAGGAGTTGGTGCAAGAGGAGCTTGATCTCCTTTTCTATGACGGAGAGACGATCAACATTCGCGAAGAGGTTGAAGGGCAGCTGATCTTGTCGACGCCGATGCGGCCGCTCTGCAGGGAAGATTGCCGCGGCCTCTGTCCGCAGTGCGGCCAGGATTTAAATGTCAGGCAATGCAACTGTGTGGTCGAAGCGCCCGATCCCCGCTGGGCAGGTTTAAAAGAAATTTTTGAGAACAAGAAAAAATCATCATAATATTCTGTAAATTCTGAAGGAGAAGAGATGCCGAATCCAAAACACAAAATATCCAGGGCGCGACGGGACAGCCGACGGACCCACAAGAAGCTTCAGACCCCCGTCTATGTCCTCTGCCCGCAGTGTCATGAACCGAAGCTCCCCCACCATGCCTGCCTCAGCTGCGGCAGCTATAAGGGACGTGAGGCAATCGCCGTCGAAGAGGTCTAGTTGATCGCCGATTGCCGATAGAGGTCCTATGAAGATTGCCCTGGATGCCATGGGAGGAGACGACGCCCCTGCCGCCGTCGTCGAAGGGGCCGTGATGGCGGCCCGTGAGCTCGACGTCGAGATCGTTCTCGTCGGCGACGAAAAAGAAGTTCAAAAAGAACTCTCCCGACATGCCATTCAAGGCCTGCCCCTCTCCGTGCATCACGCCCCCCAGCGGGTTGAGATGCATGAATCTCCTTCCTCCGTCGTCCGAAAGAAACGGGACTCGTCGATTTGGATCGCCACTGAATTGGTAAAGAGTTCAGAGGCGGTTGCAGTCATCAGCGCCGGCAATACCGGCGCCAGCATGGCAACGGCCCTCTTTATCCTCGGCCCGTTAACCGGCGTTGAGCGGCCGGCGATCGCAACCCCCCTCCCGACCCTGAAGGGAACCTCGATCCTCATCGATGTCGGGGCAAACGTCGACTGCAAGCCGCAGCACCTCTTTCAGTTCGCGATCATGGGACATATTTACGCCAAGGAGATCCTCGGCGCGGCCGAGCCGAAGATCGGCCTCCTGAGCATCGGGGAGGAAGACACCAAGGGGAATGAGCTGACCAAAGAGGTTTTTAAACTGCTCAAGGCGAGTCCGCTCCGGTTTATCGGGAA
Coding sequences:
- a CDS encoding lytic murein transglycosylase; translated protein: MESRRIFLKSLFPRAVGWGALLSLDLSWTDRVFAQSAGPNSVKINLNDPKYVALIKEITQRHAFTAAELKVLFGKAVLQPEIIEKFERPAEILPYYEYRKRFIKEELVAAGRNYIQENLMLLLKIEEAFGVPKEVVCSILGIETKFGQRGIEKYRVFDILNTAYSLYPRREKFYRDELIAYLLLCREEGVDPFSIHGSYAGAFGVPQFMPTSFRKYAVDFDQDGKKDLWSSKADIFGSVANYLKTFGWKKNGLTYLPANLASDSPDAMKTVGVGIRKTMPLSRAAELGIQIPLLASSQKDEEVSFAIYQPQEGTEALLALFENFRSITSYNYSLNYGLVVADFSELLSKKGNS
- a CDS encoding tetratricopeptide repeat protein, yielding MKRGIAFLFLLLLLPGFLFAQDPPPIDPAALLAEGDRMYESRDEPGHADKAIELYKKTIDTSPKNDAALWRLARSFRWRGDIADDEREKLADYKEMERWAKKAIEADPNSVGGHLMLGIAYGRIGETQGVMKSLSLISPIKSEMNAVLAQEPQNDLAHHVLGVLYRKVPGLMGGSIKKSIEALEAAVQSNPNSTTHYLELAKSCLEKGKKDQAKGALERLLAISAPSDRVQSKNDRIEAQELLADLQSP
- the mdh gene encoding malate dehydrogenase yields the protein MKRKSKITIVGAGQVGGTTAQRLAEKAFADVVLVDINADLPQAKALDLLESAPIYGYDTRVIGTANYEETANSDIVIITSGVPRKPGMSRDDLLRVNVGIVKGVTEQVVQRSPDTILLIVSNPLDAMTYVAHKISQFPRERVIGMAGALDSARFRAFISMELGVSVENVHAFVLGGHGDSMVPLPRYTTVAGIPLTELLPKDRLDALIQRTRDGGAEIVKLLKTGSAFYAPSAAVVEMAEAIVKDKKKILPCAALCQGEYKIDNLFVGVPVKLGQKGIEEIIQIKLTPEEETNLNRSAAAVRELCEAVDKII
- a CDS encoding sigma 54-interacting transcriptional regulator codes for the protein MTRVAVIGAGKGGTALIEILHKDPLVKVVGIADTNPDAPGMDLARRLKIPTTTDYRKLIRDGTDLVIDVTGSKAVREGLEKNAGQVEVIGGLSAKFMWQLIEERIKSKAMAEVLRSRYSFENIIGQSEKMQEMYRLIPKIAKTNSTVLIEGESGTGKELIAHSIHQFSQREDKPFIRVNCGALAEGLLESELFGHVKGAFTGAVAHKLGRFELADGGTIFLDEIGDISPTTQVKLLRVVQEGEIEKVGDSRRIKVDVRIIAATNKDLKKAVEMREFRQDLYYRLRVVPIHLPPLRERKDDIPLLVTHFIDRFNKEMGKKITQVSPDAMEILMEYDYPGNIRELENIIEHVMVFCTGEVLQAEHLLKDIQTSRGDIIGKVIEQDDPLRAMEQELILKALNQAGWNYKKTAEKLKMSRTTLWRKLKEYGLVKPNIVSI
- a CDS encoding SLBB domain-containing protein, which produces MQSRHVLTDRDLLLEHLPTVRPMGYQEYVARRGYAGLSKALRIGPAAILETIRQSGLRGRGGAGFPTAKKWEMVVQRNEPKKYLCCNAAEDEPGTFKDRYLLRFNPHQLIEGALIAGYAVGAEEVYLYINGHYTEEIEFMEQALQEAKEKGHWGRPIEGSSRRLELILCKSPGTYVAGEETALLEVIEGRAARPRQKPPYYPAVRGLFGMPTVVNNAETLSNVSHILREGADWFRSRGTATSPGTLVFTLTGDVNRPGLYELPLGTSLRELIEVHGEGIKGGKQLKAVFPGGPSNTIIGIDKLDTALDFDALKAVGTGLGTGAVIVMSEEVCMVQSAIQYARFFGRESCGQCPPCKLGTVHISEILEKIESGRGDEKDLQQIEQVCGMIKGRGYCYLLTGASIAVESIYRRFKEEYAAHVREGACPFVGAA
- the erpA gene encoding iron-sulfur cluster insertion protein ErpA gives rise to the protein MVIITEKAGTKVKEIMEAEQKAGYGLRVYVTGGGCSGYQYGMAFEEKATDEDSVLEMHGVKLFVDPYSAPMLQGTEVDYVDNLQGAGFAIKNPNAKSTCGCGQSFSA
- a CDS encoding DUF177 domain-containing protein, which translates into the protein MEIKINDIPPEGLLLTYEEGPEEFDLSKSGFAIKGNIHVLVKAIKHNEEDVYVRGAITAEIVSECSRCLKPLTNTIESDFQVEYVPRTSVPEGEQELVQEELDLLFYDGETINIREEVEGQLILSTPMRPLCREDCRGLCPQCGQDLNVRQCNCVVEAPDPRWAGLKEIFENKKKSS
- the rpmF gene encoding 50S ribosomal protein L32 produces the protein MPNPKHKISRARRDSRRTHKKLQTPVYVLCPQCHEPKLPHHACLSCGSYKGREAIAVEEV
- the plsX gene encoding phosphate acyltransferase PlsX, which encodes MKIALDAMGGDDAPAAVVEGAVMAARELDVEIVLVGDEKEVQKELSRHAIQGLPLSVHHAPQRVEMHESPSSVVRKKRDSSIWIATELVKSSEAVAVISAGNTGASMATALFILGPLTGVERPAIATPLPTLKGTSILIDVGANVDCKPQHLFQFAIMGHIYAKEILGAAEPKIGLLSIGEEDTKGNELTKEVFKLLKASPLRFIGNVEGRDVYAGEADVVVCDGFIGNVALKISEGLSDAIIQFLKREITASPLAKLGYFLLKPAFSNFRKKVDYAEYGGAPLLGVNGISIICHGRSSGKAIKNAVRVAKESYSRGVNRLIKEQIEAQMGSVSTKEEGVPRP